Proteins from a genomic interval of Gossypium hirsutum isolate 1008001.06 chromosome A09, Gossypium_hirsutum_v2.1, whole genome shotgun sequence:
- the LOC107890065 gene encoding probable carboxylesterase 15 — protein MSDMAASASITTPPHEVDECRGVLRVYSDGSIWRSSKPSFNVPVNDDGSILWKDIVFDPVHDLQLRLYKPASPSSPKLPVFYYIHGGGFCIGSRAWPNCQNYCFRLASNLQAVVISPDYRLAPENRLPAAIEDGFMAMKWLQAQALANNPDPWLTDVADFSKVFISGDSAGGTIAHNLAVQLGAGSLDLAPVLVRGYVLLAPFFGGTVLTRSEAEGPKDAFLNLELIDRFWRLSVPMGETTDHPLINPFGPVSRHLEQVNLDPILVVVGGNDLLKDRGKEYAERLKNWGKKIEYVEFEGQQHGFFTIDPNSEPAKALMVIIKRFIVENSS, from the exons ATGTCTGACATGGCTGCCTCTGCTTCCATTACAACCCCTCCCCATGAAGTCGATGAATGCCGAGGTGTCCTTCGTGTTTACAGCGATGGCTCCATTTGGCGTTCTTCTAAGCCAAGCTTCAATGTCCCAGTCAATGATGATGGCTCTATTTTGTGGAAAGATATTGTATTTGATCCTGTGCATGACCTTCAGCTTAGGCTCTATAAGCCAGCTTCACCTTCATCACCCAAGCTCCCCGTCTTTTATTACATCCATGGTGGTGGTTTTTGCATTGGATCACGTGCCTGGCCTAACTGCCAAAACTACTGCTTCCGCCTCGCTTCAAACCTTCAAGCTGTCGTGATTTCGCCGGATTATCGTTTGGCTCCGGAGAACAGACTCCCGGCAGCCATTGAAGATGGTTTCATGGCTATGAAATGGCTCCAAGCTCAAGCTCTGGCCAACAACCCTGATCCATGGTTAACTGATGTAGCGGATTTTAGCAAGGTGTTCATATCTGGTGACTCAGCCGGTGGTACTATTGCTCATAATTTGGCGGTCCAACTAGGGGCTGGTTCATTAGACCTGGCGCCGGTTCTGGTCCGAGGGTATGTGCTTTTAGCACCTTTCTTTGGCGGGACAGTGCTAACAAGATCCGAAGCTGAGGGTCCCAAAGATGCCTTCCTTAATTTGGAGCTCATTGACAG GTTTTGGAGGTTATCTGTACCGATGGGAGAAACGACGGATCACCCGCTGATAAACCCTTTCGGGCCCGTCAGCCGCCATCTGGAACAGGTGAATCTAGACCCTATTCTGGTGGTGGTTGGTGGAAACGATCTGTTGAAAGACCGAGGAAAGGAATATGCTGAGAGATTGAAGAACTGGGGGAAGAAGATCGAGTACGTTGAATTTGAAGGACAACAACATGGGTTCTTCACTATTGATCCTAACTCTGAACCGGCCAAAGCTTTGATGGTAATAATCAAACGATTCATCGTTGAAAATTCTAGCTAA